DNA from Krasilnikovia cinnamomea:
CCGCTCCAACATGGCGCGCGGGATGGTGCCCCGGATCGCGAAATGGGCGTGCGGGGCCAGGCGCCGCTGCGGTTCGACGCACCCGGCGTACTGGACGTTCCAGCCGACCGCCCGGCGCAGGTTCTGCATGTAGCGGTCGAGCAGGCGGGGGAAGTGCACGGCGTCCCACGCGGCGCGCCGGTAGTCGTACGTGCCCGGGTCGACCGGGGTGCCGAGTTGCGGGTCGTCTTGGGTGTGCCAGCGGCGGCAGGCGCAGGGGCGTCCTTGGTGGATGGAGTGGACGGGGCCGTAGGTGTCGAGCGTGAGGGTGAGCCACATCGACGGCTGGTGCACCGACCCGTCGGTGCCGGTGTAGGTCCGGCCGACGGTGCGGGGCTGGATCTTCTGGCGGGGTAGGTCGGGCACGTCTTGGCGACGTTTCGTGGACCGCTTGCGGCGGGGCCGGTCCGCGTCGTCGTCCTGGTCCGCGTCGTCGGGGTTGCTGTGTGGGGGTGCGATCCGGCCGCGCAGTCCTTCGGCGGCGATGGCGTCCTCGACCTCGCGGATCGCGTCGTCCAGCTCGGTGACCTGGTCCCACTCGGCGTTGCGTTCGGCCTGGGCGCGGTAGAACTCGAAGTGCGCCCGCAGGCTGATGAGCGCCTTCTGGTCGTCGGTGGCCGGCTCGGGCGGGGGTAGGGGCTCGTCGGTGCGGTGCCAGCCTTCGCGGATCTGCACCTGGCGGTAGTGCCGTGCCCGCTTCGCGCAGGGCGGGCACTTGGCTTCCAGGGTGGCTCCGCAGGGCAGGTCGATCAGCTCGGTCTGTCCGGTGAGCAGGTCGGTGCGGCGCAGCGCGATCGGGCGAATGCAGACGCCGTGCTCGGCGGCGAGCTGCTTGAGCGCGTCGACGGCGCGGGGCAGGGCGAGGCGGGCGGCGCGCGAGCCTGGCCGGACCTCCGGCCGGGGCTGGGGGGCCTCGGCCGGGGTGAGGGGCAGGGTAGGTGCGGTCACGGGCGTGGTTCCTCCTCTGCGGGGCCGGTGGGCGGGGCTGGGCGGACGTCGAGGTACAGGCGGGTCCGGGCGGTGTCGTGACCGGCCGGGTAGGTGCGCGAGACGGCGGTGATGTCGACCAGCCGCGACTCGGTGAGGGCCTGGAGCGCGGCGGCGATCTCGGCGGGGGTGCCGACGAGGCGGATCTTCATCGGGTCACCGGCCCGATCACGGGGGTGCCGTTGAGGCGAGTGACCGCTGCGGCGGGTACCGGCACCACACCCGGCACCGGGGCCGGGGCCGCAGGCAGCGACGGCGCGGGTGGGGCCGGGTCGTGGTGCTCGGCCGGGGCGGGTTCCGGCTCTGATGGCGCGGGCTCGACCACATAGGTGGTGTCGGTTCCGGCCCGGGTGGTGAAGACGAGTTTCACCAGGGCCATGAAGGCGAGGGCGGGCACGGCGGACAGCAGCCACCCGGACGGGCTGGGTTGGGCGACGGCGAGCTGCGCGGCCAGGGACAGCGCGGCGGCGGCGATGAGCAGGGCGAGCGGGTAGCCGATCGGCTGGCCGGTGCGGCGGCGCCGTTTGATGGTGAGGAACGCGGCCACCGGCACCAGCTCGGAGATGACGGCGTTGACCCAGCCGAACGCGTCCGGAGTACCGACCGGCATGTGGCGCATCGTCCAGTCGTGGACGTGCGTGAACGACGCCCACCCAGCCGCTGCCGCCACGGTGGTGAGGATGGCGGCCAGGGTGGCCGACTCGACCCGCTCGCCGCGGCCGGGCACGGTGGAGGCGGTGGTCATCGGCTGGCCTCCGCCCGTGGGGTGCGGCCGGTGAGGAAGACGAGTTCCACCCAGTCGGGCACCGGTACCGGAACGGGCTCGGTGGTGTCGCGGCTGTAGCCGAACCCGACGTCCTCGGCCTGGCCGAGCTCGGTGAGGTCGTGGTGGCAGTGGGCGCACCGGCGGGCCGGGCGGGTGATGGCCGGGGCGGTCATGCGACGGCCCCCGTCTCGGTGGTGGGTCGGCAGAGCAGGTGCCGGCCGACGTGGGCCAGCACGGCCGCGAGGGGCAGCCCGCACACCTCGCACGGCCGGGCGGCCAGCGCGGTCGAGGGCCGGACGGTGGTGCGGGGTGCGGGACCGAGGTGGTCGCGGGTGTGGTGGCGGACGGTCACCGTGGTGCGGCAGGCGTCGCACTGCTGGTCGGCGGGACGGCGCCGCCCGCACGGCACGGCGGTGCCGGTGATCGGCTGCCGGCACGGGCCGCCCGGCACGGTGTCGACGAGGCGGCGGGTGGAGTCGATGGGATGCGGGGTGGGGTCGGCGGGGCAGGTGTGGGTGCGGTCGTGGACGTCGACGATGTGGATGGTCATGCCGCACCGCCCTCGGTGGCCTCGCCCTCGATGACCCGGAACCGGCCATACGTCCGGGCCATCTGTTTGATCTGTTTGTCGGTGAGGTAGGAGAAGCGGACCCGCATGGGGGTGGGGTCGCCTTCGAGGGCGACATACCCGACGCCCGGCTGGGACTGCGGGATGCGGTCACAGAGGGCGCCGCGGTCGCGCATGCCGTCCCCGGCGACGAGGTCAACTTCGGCGGCCTCCGAGAGGCGCAGGGCGATGCGGGTGGGGAACAGGCCGCGGGCGGGCAGGACTTCTTTGCGGGGGTCCTGGATGGCGGCGATGACGTGGACGCCGACGGCGCGGCCCTGCGAGAGGACGATGCCAAGGGCGGCTTTGATCCGGTCTTTCAACTGCCGTTCGGTGAGGTAGTGGGTAAGGTTCGCCAGCTCGTCAATCACGAGGACGATCAGCGGCTCGGCCTGGGTGGGTTGGTGTTGGCGGGTTTCCCCGGCCAGGCGGGCGGCCCGTGCTTGGGCGAGCTGGGCGGCTTCTTCGAGGAGTTCGGCCATCTGGGCGAAGTTGTGGGTGGCGAATCGGGTGAACAGGGGTCGTCCCATGCCGAGTTCCATGCCGCCCTTGGGGTCGATCCCCCAGAGTTCGACCAGGCCTGTGGAGACGCCGGCGGCGAGGGCGCGGATGAATGACCAGATCACCGACCCCTTGCCGGAGCCGGTGGCGCCGACGATGAGGACCTGGGTGCCGAACAGGCGCAGCATGTAGACGGTGCCGTCCTCGCACAGGCCCATGGGCAGGGCGGTGAAGTCCGGCACCGCCGCCACCGGCAGCGGGGCGATCGTGCGGTGCAAGGCGTCGCCGCGCAGCAGGACCAGGACCACGGTGCCGAACGCCGGGCCGGGGATGGCCTTGACTTGGCGGACGCCGAAGGTGTGGGCGAGGCGTTCGGAGGCTTTGGCGAAGTCGTCGGGGATCTGCCCGGTCACCATCCGCACCAGCACCCGATCAGCCCCGGCCTGGCAGCGCACCCGCTTGAGCACGGGAATCACGATGTGCCGGTCGTAGGAGACGGCGAGCTTCGCGGTGACCATCGCGGCCTGCCAGCGCCGCCGGTACACAAACCGGCGGTAGCGGGCCAGGATCGGCCACCACCCGAACCGCAGACACGAGGTTTGATGCGCGAACCACCAGCCCCCGCCGATGGCGGCGGTCGAGCCGACCAGGATGGCCAGGCCCTGCCAGCCGTACCGCAGGTACAGCCAGGTCAGGAACGTGGCGGGCAGGGTGAGGTACCACAGCCGCACGTAGGTCTTGACCAGCCAGGCGAGTGCCTTGACCAGCTGCCAGCCCAGGGCCGCCCACAGCGGAACCCGCAGCACCGGGGTCCGGACATTCAGGGCGGAGACGGGGACCTGCTCCCCACGGATCACGTTGACCAGGGGCATGGTCAGCACACCTCCCGACCAGCGAGGGCGAACAGCGAGCCTTGCCCGGTGGCAGGGCGGCGAGTGGTGCGGTGCCGCACCGACCGCGACACGGGCGCAGCGGCCGGGAACAGCTCCGCGACGGCGACCGGACCGGAGGGCGGGGCGGGAACGTACCGGCACATGGTCGGCAACCACCGGCCCCGCCCGAGCACGGCCCGCAGGTCGGTGGAGTCGCGGACGTGCGGGGCGATCAGGTCCGGGTCCAGCCGACGCAACCGGACCACGGTCCTGGCGAGGGCTGCGGCAGCGGCCGAGATCTCGACCAGGGCGGCCACCCGCACCGCATCGGCGGGCACCGACGTGTAGACGTGACGGGCGGCGCTGACACCGGGAGCGGCGAGCAGGGCAACCGCGCGGCGGTGGGTCTTCACGCGATCACCTGCTTGCGGACCGCGTACAGGGCGGCCGCCCGGCGCAGCGAGGCTCCGCCGTCGTTGCGGCCGCCGAGGACGGCGGTCACGACGGTGCCGAGGTAGCCGGTCAGGAACGCGTTGACCGCGTCGATGCGGTCCAGTCGGGTGCGGCAGTGCGCGCACGCCTCGGCCAGGTCCGCGCGGGCCTCGGCCAGCTCCCGCTCCGTGAAGGCCGGACCGGTCGCGGACAGGTGCTGGCAGCGGGGGCACCGGGCGGTGTCCGGGGCCAGGGGCACCAGGTGGTCACAGGTCGTGCAGCTCCGCCACACAGCGGACGGTGGTGTCGTGACGCGGGCAGCGTCGACTACCTTGGGCATCACAGCCCCTTCCCTTGATGGGTTCGGTGGGTTGAGCGCCCGGGGCGGGGAGAACTACTTGGCGGTTGTTGGCCCCACCCCGCGGCGCGCGAACAGATCAGTCAGTCGAGTAGGTCAGGCAGCCTTCGCGGGCTTGCCGGTCTGCTGTGGTGCGGTCATCCCGGTGGCGCGAATCGACCACCCCATTCGGGCCCGGCACTTGTGCGGCTTGTTGTGTTCGGGGGCCTTGCACTTCTGCGAATCGACCCAGGGCGTGATCGTCACGTCGGTGAACTCCACCATCGGTGGATACCCAGGCATTTCCGGCTCGGGCGGCACCGGCTGCACATCCGCGATCACCCGGATCTTCAGCTCCTTCGACGCGCCGAACTTGCCCGCCTCCGGATCCAGATCCACACCCCGGACCAGCCACACCCGCTTCCCGGTCTCCTTGTCCCGCTCCTGGTCGTCGGCCTGACCACGCCGGTCGAAGTCGACCGCCCGGTCCACCCCCAGGAACAGCACGCCATGCGGCGCCACGAAGTCCCACGGCACCGGCACCTTCATCGTGTTCGGGATCGCCACTGCTTTCCTCCTTCACGACGCCGAGGCTCCTGCCTCGCGCCCTCATACCACGAGGATGCCGCTGCAAAGGGTCGTTCCGTAGGCCTCAGAGAGGACCTCGAGAGGACTTTTAATGGGCCCTTATGTGATACGGTCCATCTAGAGTCCCTGCTCTGACCTGCTAGGTCTTAGGGTTCCGGGAACGGACCCGACTCCTTGGAGGTGCGCCGCGATGCCCCACCCCGCCGGAAACACTCGGCTCAAGGCCGCACGGCAGCACGCCGGATACGCCTCGCAGCAAGCCTTCGCCGACGCTCTGACTCAGGCCGCTCCCCGCATCGGCCTCGGCCGCATGGAGGTCAGCGTTCGTCAGGTCCGCCGGTGGGAATCGCCGTCGCCGCCATGGCCCCGTGCCGATCACCAGCGGCTCATTGTCCACTTGCTGCATTTGCCGATCGACCAGCTCGGTTTCACTCCGCCCTGGCAGAGCACAGGGACGCCGCCGTCGGTCGCTTCGCCGCAGCCCACGCACATGCCCGCGGCCGCGACTCTGCCGTTACCGCAAGCCGCCACCGCTGTGCAGCCAGCCACCATCGGCGCCGACTACACCGCGATCACCGTCGCCCACCGACGCCTCTACTGGAGCGTGCAACCCGATCATCTGCACCCCACGGTGGTCGAACACACCCGGCTCGGGCTGCACCTGCTCGCCGAAACCCACGGCCTCGCCCGCCGCGTTCTCGCCACGGCACTCGCCGAATCGCTGCTGCTCGCCGGCCGCGTCGAGTTCTTCGACCTACGCCAGCCCGAGGACGCCGACGCCACCTACGTCCGCGCCCTCCAGGCCGCCGGGGAAGCCGACGACCCCATCCTTGGCGCCGCGATCCTCGCCCACGCGGCCTTCATCCCCGGCTGGGCACAACACCGCGACGAAGCCGCCGAGCGGATCCGCGCAGCACGCGCCTACGCCCGCCGCGGCCCCGCGTCCGCCGAGTTCCTCGCCTGGCTCGACGCGGTCGAAGCCGAATGCGACACCCGCAGCGGCCACCCCGTCGACGGCCTGCGCGCCATCGCCCGCGCCGAAGACATCCTGCGTACGGGGTCCGAGCACCAGTCGCCGGACTGGTTCACCTGGTTCTCGCCGGTGCGCCTCGCCGCGTTCAAGGGCAACACCCAGCTCAAGGCCGGCCGCCTCGCCCAAGCCCGCGACACCCTCACCGCTGTCTTGAACGCCCTGCCCGCCGAGGAGGGCAAGCAACGAACCGTCGTCCTCGGCGACCTCGCCGCCGTCGAGGTCGCGCAAAAGCGTCCCGAAGCCGCGTGCGCCCGCGCTGAGGAAGCCCTCGACCAGCTCGCCGTCACCTGGTACGCCACCGGCATGGCACGCATCCGCGAGGTCCGCAGTGCGCTCCAGCCATGGGCCGACGAAGCCTACGTCCGGCACCTCGACGACCGGCTCTACGGCTGGCAGACCACCCTCAACGCGTTTCGGCGTTGAACGCCGCAATCCGATCCGGAAGCTCAGCCAGAGAGTCAATGCGCATCGTCGCCACCCGGTCCGCTTCCGGATTACGCTGCTGAATGATCCCCCACGGGCCGCGACGAATCAGCGCCGTCTTAAAGCCCGCCGCCGCCGCGGGGCGGACGTCGTTGTCGAGCCGGTCGCCCACGTACAACGTCTCGGCCGGTGCGGCCGGCGTGGCCTTGGCGACCGCCTCGAAGAAGCCCAGCTCCGGCTTCGAGACCCCCCAGTCGTCCGACGTGGCGATCATGTCCGTCGGCAGGTCTAGCGACCGCAGGATGCCGCCGGCTCGAACAGTCTGGTTCCCCGCGATCCCGACCCACAAGCCGGAATCGCGCAGCTTGCTCAGCGACGGCCGGACATCCGGATACAAGTCATCCTCGCCGAACCACTCGGGCTGACCCGCCGCCGCACGCTTCTCCCGCTCCTGAGTCAGGTCGAAGCCCGGCCGAAACACCTGGAACGTCTCCCGGTAGTCCAGTCCCTGCGCGATCACCGCACCGAACACCGCCGAGAACGTGTGCCGAGGAACGCCCAGCCAGTCCGCCCACGTCCCGTACTCGCGTGCCTCGTTCACCAGACACTCGCCGACATCGAAGACGACAGCTCGAATCATGCGACCGAGCCTAAGCCCTCGCAGGTCGCCGCCGACAGCAGCTGCCGCGCAGGGCACTCCATGAACGTTTGATGCGTAGATTCAGGCAATTCCGGACACCGGGAATTGAGTCGATATCACTGGTCGGGCCTCGGAGCCCGGCACGCCTAGGCGATTCGAGCCGACGACCGACGGATTAGAAGATGCCATGATCAGGCCGACTGTGACCTCTACCGGGAAGTGGGTTGACCTCGCTGAGAGTGGCCCTCCGGGCTATGAACTGACCGGGGTGAGTTCCGGTTCGCTACGACGGTTGGCAACCAGTACCGCCGCGACCAGGGCAAGCGCCGCGACTCCGGTGCTGATCAGCACCACGGGCATCGGGATGGTTTCGCTGATGCTGTACTCGACGTACTGTCCAGAGGAGGCGTGCACGTCGTACACCATGATCTGGTAGGCCTCGCAATAGGCGACGAACGCCGGGACGGCCGCGGCGGTCAGCGCCAGCGCGGTCAGGCCGCTGGTGGTCCATCGGTTGTGGCCATCGGCCGTCCGGATCCGGTAGGCGAGGGCCGCGGCCAGCAGCCATCCCCCGAGCGCGCCGAGCAGCAGGCCGGCGACCGTCGACGGCCGGATCGCGCCAGTCACGTCTGTCGTGACGTCCAGCGCCAGGGACGTATGTCCGTCGTACTCGCCGCCGACCAGGGTGTTTGTGAAACCCATGAGGCTGAGCCCGCCCTTGGTCGCGGCGAAGTTCAGGGCGCGCGCCGGGACCTTCGTCTCACCGGGACCGGCGCCCACGCCGATCACCTCGGTGCTCTCCACGAATGAGGTGATCTGCCATCCCGTCGCGCTCAGGGCGGTCCGAACCCGGGCGGGGTCGTACGTACCCGTACCGTCAACGGCGCCGCTCATGCCCGGGCCGTTCATCGCCGAGCGCCAAGGCTCCAACCACGGCCGCGGCAGACCCGCCGCCGCCGAGGTCAGCGCGGTCATCTCAGCTGCCGACGGCACCGGCGCGGCTGCCTGCCAGGCCAGCCAGTTGCCGGTGACCGCGCCCAGCCCGCCCAGCGTGGCCGCGGACAGCACGGCCCCGATCACCGCGAGCACGCGCCGCGGCACACGGAACCGCTGCCGGATACCGCAAGCGACCAGGTGCACGGCCTGACCGACGGTCGGCCGGCCGTGGCCGGACTCGGCCATGTCCAGCAGCGTCGTGACGATCTCAGCGCCGTGCAGGCGGCGATATCCACTGGGGTACGCCCAAAGGAGCCGACGGTAACGGCGCTCGTCCTGTCCACCGATCGCGGTCATCAGGCCACCCCCAGCCGCCGGACGCCCACGGTTGGACGGCTGCGTAGCCGCGCCTCGGCCGAGTCGGCGTTCCGGCGCAGGCGCCCGATCTGAGTGGCGAGCGCGGCGGCGCCGCTGTCGGTGAGTTTGTAGTAGCGCCGCAGCCGGCCGTCCACCGCTTCCTCCCGGTCGACCGCAGTGAGCCCCTGCTCGGCTAGCCGGTCCAAGGCGCCGTAGAGTGTGCCGGGCCGCAACACGACCTCGCCCTGCGACAGTTCCTGGACGGTACGGATCACCCCGTACCCGTGCAGGGGCTCCTTCGCCAGGGCCGTGAGGATCAAGAGCGTGGGTTCCTGCATGGCCGCAGACCGTACGTCAAGCGAGATATATCGTCAACCGGTGTATGGCTGACCTGCTGGTGTCCACGGCAACAGCGGAAGCAGGACAACGCACCGGCGCGTGTCGTGAGCCTCAATTCTGATCGTGGAGGGCTCGCCTAGTTGGCTGCGAAGGGAGTGCGGGCCAGGCTCCCTGACCCGAACCGGCTCGTACCCTGCGGTGGTTAGCAGGTGGTGCTGGTACGAAATGCCACTGACGGTGCGCGTTGCGGACCGGTTGTTGTCTCGCTCGGGTCCTCGCCTTCGCCTTACGCCTTCGAGTATTGCCGAATTTCTCTGTACTTGGATCAAGGCGCCGCTGACGCGGCGCATCGTGGCGCGCAGGCCGGTCGCTCGGGGCCGCTGCGCGGCCCGGTCCGCCTTACGCCTGCGGCGACGGCGGCCGGGCAAGCCCCGGCGTCGGTACCCGCGCCCGCACCATCAGGGGAGTGATCCGAGGTTGACCGTCGAAGCAGATGTAGGGACGGCATCGAGGACCAGGGCGACGACGAAGCAGGCCGAGCGCCGCTGCGCTCGGCCTGCTGGCGACCTCCGGTCGGCATCGGCCGGCGCGGCGGCGCAGGTTTCCGGTGGCAAGATCGGATGCCTCCGGCGGGGGCGCTCAGGCTCTGGGATGGTGGGCCATCCCGCCCACCGTCGACCCAGGCGGAGCCGAGCAGACCTGCCCCAGGGCGGCAAGGTCGTTCGGCTGGTGAGGCGCTCCACCTTGCCGCCCTGGGGCAGGCCCGCTCCATGGTGTGTGGGTCGACGGCAGACGGGATGGGTGCGAGCCAGCGCGGGAATGGGTCGATTCGGCTGATCAGCGTCCGCGAGGTCGATACGCTCCGGAGCATGTCAGATGAGACCGTCGGCGCAGCTGTGACGCTCCGGGTGTACGACTGGCTCTCGCTGGTCGACGACATAGACAACGAGATCTCGAGTGCTGTTGAGGACGAGGACACCGAGGACCATGTCGAAGTCGCGGAGCGCGTGAGGGAGATTGTGCTTGCCCGCGCATATCTGGACGAGGAGACTCCCCTGCCCAACGATCAACAAGTAAGCGTCCAGCTAACCGACCCGGACTGGAACTTCGTCATGAATACCTTGTCTCATTGGGCGGACATCGCCGATGACATGACTCCGGGTGTTGACCCCGATGGCACCGAAGGCCGTGAGGTGGTGGCGGCCATCAGGGCCCAGCTCGGGAGGAACTCGTCAGGCGAGTAGAGCCGCCAGGACCGCCGACCCGTACAGCCACCAGTACAGCCAAGCCCGCCGACACCCGGCGCGGGACGGCGGCACCGACCGACTCTCGGTCCAGGTCAGCGGCCATCACCGGCACCGGCCGACAAGTCGCGCGATCTTTGCAAGGCGGTGGCCCATATTTAGGCCGAGCGGCGTGGCCAAGGCGCCCAGTCGATGCGTTGGGCTGGTCCCATCTGCTCCGCATCCGAACGGGAAACCGCAGTCCAGCCCCAGTGCTCTTGAGGGCTAGTCGA
Protein-coding regions in this window:
- a CDS encoding replication initiator yields the protein MTAPTLPLTPAEAPQPRPEVRPGSRAARLALPRAVDALKQLAAEHGVCIRPIALRRTDLLTGQTELIDLPCGATLEAKCPPCAKRARHYRQVQIREGWHRTDEPLPPPEPATDDQKALISLRAHFEFYRAQAERNAEWDQVTELDDAIREVEDAIAAEGLRGRIAPPHSNPDDADQDDDADRPRRKRSTKRRQDVPDLPRQKIQPRTVGRTYTGTDGSVHQPSMWLTLTLDTYGPVHSIHQGRPCACRRWHTQDDPQLGTPVDPGTYDYRRAAWDAVHFPRLLDRYMQNLRRAVGWNVQYAGCVEPQRRLAPHAHFAIRGTIPRAMLERVAGATYHQVWWPAADRLRYPLDRPPVWDAEAEAWVDPDTRTPLPTWDEALDAIDADPDSVPAHIVTFGPQVKAKGVEPGARDAEKTIGYITKYVTKAAADCHTISSDPQREHLDRLWHELRITPCSERCANWLLYGVQPKKAHARLRPGNCKGRVHQKTTLGIGGRRVLVSRDWSGKTLADHKADAHAWVKALLGVTDDAATAPAADLSTAAPAPVAWEMARPDDSDLPPLEHRLLRAISQRIQRRAQLRTARQPASGDPPASVSGTGTTPTPKGALPHDQHT
- a CDS encoding FtsK/SpoIIIE domain-containing protein, with protein sequence MPLVNVIRGEQVPVSALNVRTPVLRVPLWAALGWQLVKALAWLVKTYVRLWYLTLPATFLTWLYLRYGWQGLAILVGSTAAIGGGWWFAHQTSCLRFGWWPILARYRRFVYRRRWQAAMVTAKLAVSYDRHIVIPVLKRVRCQAGADRVLVRMVTGQIPDDFAKASERLAHTFGVRQVKAIPGPAFGTVVLVLLRGDALHRTIAPLPVAAVPDFTALPMGLCEDGTVYMLRLFGTQVLIVGATGSGKGSVIWSFIRALAAGVSTGLVELWGIDPKGGMELGMGRPLFTRFATHNFAQMAELLEEAAQLAQARAARLAGETRQHQPTQAEPLIVLVIDELANLTHYLTERQLKDRIKAALGIVLSQGRAVGVHVIAAIQDPRKEVLPARGLFPTRIALRLSEAAEVDLVAGDGMRDRGALCDRIPQSQPGVGYVALEGDPTPMRVRFSYLTDKQIKQMARTYGRFRVIEGEATEGGAA
- a CDS encoding transcriptional regulator; translation: MPHPAGNTRLKAARQHAGYASQQAFADALTQAAPRIGLGRMEVSVRQVRRWESPSPPWPRADHQRLIVHLLHLPIDQLGFTPPWQSTGTPPSVASPQPTHMPAAATLPLPQAATAVQPATIGADYTAITVAHRRLYWSVQPDHLHPTVVEHTRLGLHLLAETHGLARRVLATALAESLLLAGRVEFFDLRQPEDADATYVRALQAAGEADDPILGAAILAHAAFIPGWAQHRDEAAERIRAARAYARRGPASAEFLAWLDAVEAECDTRSGHPVDGLRAIARAEDILRTGSEHQSPDWFTWFSPVRLAAFKGNTQLKAGRLAQARDTLTAVLNALPAEEGKQRTVVLGDLAAVEVAQKRPEAACARAEEALDQLAVTWYATGMARIREVRSALQPWADEAYVRHLDDRLYGWQTTLNAFRR
- a CDS encoding HAD family hydrolase — encoded protein: MIRAVVFDVGECLVNEAREYGTWADWLGVPRHTFSAVFGAVIAQGLDYRETFQVFRPGFDLTQEREKRAAAGQPEWFGEDDLYPDVRPSLSKLRDSGLWVGIAGNQTVRAGGILRSLDLPTDMIATSDDWGVSKPELGFFEAVAKATPAAPAETLYVGDRLDNDVRPAAAAGFKTALIRRGPWGIIQQRNPEADRVATMRIDSLAELPDRIAAFNAETR
- a CDS encoding PadR family transcriptional regulator, which encodes MQEPTLLILTALAKEPLHGYGVIRTVQELSQGEVVLRPGTLYGALDRLAEQGLTAVDREEAVDGRLRRYYKLTDSGAAALATQIGRLRRNADSAEARLRSRPTVGVRRLGVA